The Hemicordylus capensis ecotype Gifberg chromosome 6, rHemCap1.1.pri, whole genome shotgun sequence genome window below encodes:
- the LOC128331063 gene encoding olfactory receptor 5F1-like produces MDSITSIGRQNQTSVAEFILMGFSIDPKNKSLLFAIGLLVYLSTLVGNLAIITLIRVDQCLHTPMYFLLGNLSFIEICYTSTTVPKMLWDLLLGDRRISFIGCALQMYFFVALGGTECVLLSTMAYDRFAAICHPLRYTLLMSQPIRRGLLAASWAIGNFNSVVNTALVFSLNFCHSNNIDHFFCDIPPLLHLSCSDTSVSQLVTFTISGCVIIVPFCLILLSYILIVSSVLRIHTTHGRIKAFSTCASHLTVVSIFYGTIIYTYIRPSSSHSMEQDRLVSVLYAIITPLLNPLIYSLRNKEVQGALWRVLGKSRS; encoded by the coding sequence ATGGACTCCATCACCTCTATAGGGCGACAAAACCAAACAAGTGTTGCAGAGTTTATCCTCATGGGATTCTCTATTGACCCAAAGAACAAGAGCCTTCTCTTTGCCATAGGGCTATTAGTCTATCTGTCAACTTTGGTAGGGAATCTAGCCATCATTACATTGATCCGGGTAGACCAATGCCTCCACACTCCCATGTACTTCCTCCTGGGTAACCTCTCTTTTATTGAGATCTGCTACACTTCCACCACTGTCCCCAAAATGCTGTGGGACCTCTTGTTGGGGGATAGGAGAATCTCCTTCATAGGATGTGCACTCCAGATGTATTTCTTTGTTGCTTTAGGAGGCACTGAGTGCGTGCTTCTCTCCACCATGGCTTATGACCGCTTTGCAGCAATCTGCCACCCACTCCGCTACACCCTGCTCATGAGCCAGCCAATACGTAGGGGTCTGCTAGCAGCTTCCTGGGCTATTGGCAACTTCAATTCTGTTGTCAATACAGCACTGGTCTTTTCTTTAAATTTTTGCCATTCCAACAACATTGACCATTTCTTCTGTGACATTCCACCCCTTCTACACCTCTCTTGCTCGGACACCTCTGTGAGCCAGCTTGTGACTTTCACCATCTCTGGATGTGTTATCATTGTGCCATTCTGCCTCATTCTTCTCTCCTATATCCTCATCGTCTCCTCGGTGCTCAGGATCCATACAACTCATGGTAGAATCAAGGCATTCTCCACTTGTGCTTCCCACCTCACTGTAGTAAGCATCTTCTATGGCACCATTATCTACACATACATACGGCCATCCTCCAGTCATTCCATGGAACAGGACCGCCTGGTTTCTGTGCTGTATGCCATCATTACCCCACTGCTCAACCCCCTGATCTACAGCTTGAGGAACAAAGAGGTTCAGGGAGCACTTTGGAGAGTCCTTGGAAAGAGCAGATCATAA
- the LOC128331064 gene encoding olfactory receptor 5V1-like: MDSITSVGQQNQTSVTEFILIGFSIDPQNQSLLFAIGLLVYLSTLAGNLVIITLIQVDQCLQTPMYFLLGNLSFIEICYISTTVPKMLWDLLLVDRRISFIGCALQMYFFVALGGTECVLLLAMAYDRFAAICYPLRYTLLMSQKICRGLLVTSWAIGSINSSIHTALVFSINFCHSNNIDHFFCDIPPLLRLSCSDTLVLQIVTYTISVCVIIVPFCLTLLSYILIVFSVLKIRTTRGRIKAFSTCASHLTVVSIFYGTIIYTYIRPFHNHSMEQERLVSVLYAMISPLLNPLIYSLRNKEVQGALWRALGKSRS, translated from the coding sequence ATGGACTCCATCACCTCTGTAGGACAACAGAACCAAACAAGTGTCACAGAGTTTATCCTCATAGGATTCTCTATTGACCCCCAAAACCAGAGTCTTCTCTTTGCCATAGGCCTATTAGTCTATCTGTCAACATTGGCAGGGAATCTAGTCATCATTACATTGATCCAGGTAGACCAATGCCTCCAAACTCCCATGTACTTCCTCCTGGGCAACCTCTCTTTTATTGAGATCTGCTACATTTCCACTACGGTCCCAAAAATGTTGTGGGACCTCTTGTTGGTGGACAGAAGGATCTCTTTCATAGGATGTGCGCTCCAGATGTATTTTTTTGTTGCTTTAGGTGGCACTGAGTGTGTGCTTCTCTTAGCTATGGCATATGACCGCTTTGCAGCTATCTGCTACCCTCTTCGCTATACCCTGCTCATGAGCCAAAAAATATGTAGGGGTCTCCTAGTCACTTCCTGGGCTATTGGAAGTATCAATTCTTCTATCCATACAGCACTAGTCTTTTCCATAAATTTCTGCCATTCCAACAACATTGACCATTTCTTCTGTGACATTCCACCCCTTCTGCGTCTCTCTTGCTCTGACACATTGGTTCTCCAGATAGTGACTTACACCATTTCTGTGTGCGTTATCATTGTGCCATTctgcctgacccttctctccTATATCCTCATTGTATTCTCAGTTCTCAAAATCCGTACAACTCGTGGTAGGATTAAGGCATTCTCCACTTGTGCTTCCCACCTTACTGTGGTGAGCATCTTCTATGGCACCATTATCTACACCTACATACGGCCTTTTCACAATCATTCCATGGAACAGGAACGCCTGGTTTCTGTGCTGTATGCCATGATTTCTCCACTGCTCAACCCCCTGATCTACAGCTTGAGGAACAAAGAAGTACAGGGGGCACTTTGGAGAGCCCTTGGTAAAAGCAGATCATAG